From Proteus vulgaris:
TCTTCGGATGGGCACTTTTCTCCCACTTAAGGAGTCCGTCTATTCACTTACGCATTGGTTCATTAATGCAATAAAGGTAAGATGCACTAAAATGGTGCAAAGAGGTATTCAATATGGAAACGGCAGACTTACCTGATAACACATTAATTTTGGACTCATTGATACACTCAGTATTGGTTATCAACAAAGAGTTTATTATTTGTTATGCGAATCATTCTGCGTTACAGGTTTTAGCACAAAGCCGCCGAAAATTATTTGAAACGCCTTTTACTGCCTTATTCAGCTATTACTCTTTTGATGCTGATTTAATGCGTGAAACGTTAGCGAGTGGACAAAGCTTTACTGACAATGAAGTGATATTGGTTGTTAATAACCAATCACACACAATGTCGCTCAGTGCCCAACCTATTTCCGAGCAACACATTTTGCTGGAACTGGCGCCTATGGATAGTCAACGCCGGTTAAGCCAAGAGCAGATACAACAAGCACAGCAAATGGCAGCGAGGGAATTGGTTAGGGGGCTGGCACATGAAATTAAAAACCCGTTAGGTGGGTTAAGGGGCGCGGCACAATTGCTGGCAAAATCATTGCCCGATCCTGCCTTAACAGAATATACGCAAGTTATTATTGAACAAGCTGATCGCCTGCGTGTGCTGGTGGACAGACTACTTGGCCCACAACACCCAGGAACAAAAACATATCAGAGTATTCATCATGTTGTTGAGCGAGTGGCTCAACTTATTTCACTTGAATGCCCTGACAATGTCACCTTGTTAAAAGATTACGATCCCAGTTTGCCTGAGTTATCACATTACCCAGATCAAATAGAACAAGTACTCCTAAATATTACACGCAATGCTTTACAAGCCGTTGAAAAAACAGGAGGGACGATTATCTTGCGTACCCGTACTGCTTTTCAAGTCACACTCCATGGTGAGCGTCATCGCCTTGTTGCTCGTATTGATGTAATTGATACTGGCGATGGGATCCCTTCTCACTTACAAGATACTCTTTTTTATCCCATGGTAAGCGGTAGAGAAGGAGGAAATGGATTGGGATTATCAATTGCGCGTAATTTAGTGGATCAGCATGCAGGTAAAATTGAATTTACCAGTTGGCCTGGGAATACCGAATTTTCTATTTATTTACCAATTAAGTAGGAGATAACTAATGCAAAAAGGAAATGTGTGGGTTGTCGATGATGACAGCTCTATTCGCTGGGTACTGGAACGTGCAATTTCTCGTGAAGGCCTTGTATGTAAAACTTTCGAACATGCAAATGATGTACTTAACGCCCTCAATACAGAAATGCCAGATGTCTTGCTATCTGATATTCGTATGCCTGATATCGATGGTTTATCTCTTCTTAAAATCATTAAAGAAAGCTACCCTACTTTACCCGTGATAATTATGACTGCGCATTCTGATCTGGATGCCGCAGTAAATGCTTATCAACAAGGGGCTTTTGATTATTTACCGAAACCCTTTGATATTGATGAAACCTTAGCATTAATTGATCGTGCAATTACGCATTATCGCGAGCAAAAACAGCCCAATACGACTGAACCTACTCTGCAATCTGTTTCTGATATGATTGGTGAAGCACCTGCAATGCAAGAGGTTTACCGTATTATTGGTCGACTTTCTCGCTCCTCAATCAGTGTACTTATTAATGGTGAATCAGGTACCGGAAAAGAGCTAGTCGCACATGCATTACATCGCCACAGCCCAAGAGCTTCTTCTCCTTTTATTGCTCTCAATATGGCGGCAATTCCTAAAGATTTAATTGAATCAGAGCTTTTTGGTCATGAAAAAGGGGCATTTACAGGTGCGTCTCAAGTACGCCAAGGGCGATTTGAACAAGCAAATGGGGGTTCTCTTTTTCTTGATGAAATTGGTGATATGCCTCTCGACATTCAGACACGGTTACTACGAGTGCTTGCTGAAGGACAATTTTACCGAGTAGGCGGTTATGCTCCTGTTAAAGTTGATGTGCGTATTATTGCCGCTACACATCAAGACTTAGAAAAACGCGTTCAAGCGGGTGATTTTCGTGAAGATCTCTATCATCGACTTAATGTAATACGCATTCAATTACCACCATTACGTGATAGAACTGAAGATATTCCCAGCTTAGCGCGCTATTTTCTACAAAAAACAGCAAAAGAATTAGGCGTCGAAGCCAAAGCGCTTCATCAGCAAAGTTTGCAAATAATGATGGAATACAACTGGTCAGGTAACGTAAGACAATTAGAGAATGTGTGTCGCTGGTTAACGGTAATGACGGCAAGCCAAGAAATTATGCCTCAAGATTTACCACAAGAAATTCGCCAACCCGATGAGAAAGCAAAAAATATCAGTCGAATTGCTTCATCTCAACATTGGTCACAACATCTTTCATTATGGGCAGATGAAGCATTAGCTGAAGGAAAAGACAATATCCTAACGAATGCATTACCTCAGTTTGAACGGACACTTTTACTCAGCGCCCTAGCCTATACACAAGGCCATAAACAAGATGCCGCACGATTATTAGGTTGGGGCAGAAATACATTAACCCGAAAATTAAAAGAATTAGGGATAGAGGAATATTGATCCTCTACCCCCTTCATCAATTAAATTACACGTGAGAATTGACGTTGGCGCATTTGATTTCGTAAATAGGTATCAAAACACATGCAGATATTACGAATAAGCAAACGTCCTCTTGGTGTCACTTGAATGCCATCAGCTGTTATTTCAACTAAACCATCATCTTTCATTGGCACAAGTAATTCTAAATCTTCTTTAAAATAGTCATGGAAGACAATATCGTGCATTTTTTCAATATCAGAAAAATGCAAATTAAAATTACAAATTAAGGTTTTAATTACATCACGGCGAATACAATCATCATTAGTCAGTGATAAACCTCGCCATAGTGCATTACCTTCACTATTTACACGCGCATAATACTCTTTCAATACCTTCTCATTTTGCGCATAGTTATCCCCTAACATACTAATTGCAGAAACACCCATACCTAATAAATCACACTCTTCATGAGTGGTATATCCTTGGAAATTACGATGTAAAATGCCTTTGCGCTGAGCAACCGCTAATTCATCATCAGGCTTAGCAAAATGATCCATTCCAATAAATTGATAGCCATTTGTCGTTAGCGTAGAAATGGTTTCTTGTAATATTTCTAATTTT
This genomic window contains:
- the glnL gene encoding nitrogen regulation protein NR(II), whose translation is METADLPDNTLILDSLIHSVLVINKEFIICYANHSALQVLAQSRRKLFETPFTALFSYYSFDADLMRETLASGQSFTDNEVILVVNNQSHTMSLSAQPISEQHILLELAPMDSQRRLSQEQIQQAQQMAARELVRGLAHEIKNPLGGLRGAAQLLAKSLPDPALTEYTQVIIEQADRLRVLVDRLLGPQHPGTKTYQSIHHVVERVAQLISLECPDNVTLLKDYDPSLPELSHYPDQIEQVLLNITRNALQAVEKTGGTIILRTRTAFQVTLHGERHRLVARIDVIDTGDGIPSHLQDTLFYPMVSGREGGNGLGLSIARNLVDQHAGKIEFTSWPGNTEFSIYLPIK
- the glnG gene encoding nitrogen regulation protein NR(I); the encoded protein is MQKGNVWVVDDDSSIRWVLERAISREGLVCKTFEHANDVLNALNTEMPDVLLSDIRMPDIDGLSLLKIIKESYPTLPVIIMTAHSDLDAAVNAYQQGAFDYLPKPFDIDETLALIDRAITHYREQKQPNTTEPTLQSVSDMIGEAPAMQEVYRIIGRLSRSSISVLINGESGTGKELVAHALHRHSPRASSPFIALNMAAIPKDLIESELFGHEKGAFTGASQVRQGRFEQANGGSLFLDEIGDMPLDIQTRLLRVLAEGQFYRVGGYAPVKVDVRIIAATHQDLEKRVQAGDFREDLYHRLNVIRIQLPPLRDRTEDIPSLARYFLQKTAKELGVEAKALHQQSLQIMMEYNWSGNVRQLENVCRWLTVMTASQEIMPQDLPQEIRQPDEKAKNISRIASSQHWSQHLSLWADEALAEGKDNILTNALPQFERTLLLSALAYTQGHKQDAARLLGWGRNTLTRKLKELGIEEY